The proteins below come from a single Streptomyces sp. B3I8 genomic window:
- a CDS encoding Imm10 family immunity protein — protein sequence MTYRFTAQLACGLDEADQGDCVMAGVAESDDEAAFSLLFMCDFDEPDSQEVRLGMDTHCLVTPDQGTAYGCVREVELDGDVLRVTLDPSSLDALGLADPVVEALLRAPVADVTRMLEVLPRTLAYGRPEARPRLIRL from the coding sequence GCGGTCTCGACGAGGCGGACCAAGGCGACTGTGTCATGGCGGGGGTGGCCGAGTCGGACGACGAGGCGGCGTTCTCCCTGCTGTTCATGTGTGACTTCGACGAGCCCGACTCGCAAGAAGTGCGTCTCGGCATGGACACACACTGCCTCGTCACACCCGACCAGGGCACCGCCTACGGCTGCGTACGCGAAGTGGAACTGGACGGCGACGTACTGCGAGTGACACTGGACCCCTCGTCGCTGGACGCCCTCGGCTTGGCCGATCCCGTCGTCGAGGCCTTGCTCAGGGCGCCGGTGGCCGACGTGACACGCATGCTCGAGGTACTGCCGCGCACCCTGGCCTACGGGCGCCCGGAAGCCCGCCCAAGACTGATCAGGCTGTAG
- a CDS encoding DUF4177 domain-containing protein, whose amino-acid sequence MTKWEYASVPLLVHATKQILDTWGEDGWELVQVVPGPNNPEQLVAYLKRPKFA is encoded by the coding sequence CTGACGAAGTGGGAGTACGCGTCCGTGCCGCTGCTCGTCCACGCCACGAAGCAGATTCTGGACACCTGGGGCGAGGACGGCTGGGAGCTCGTCCAGGTCGTGCCCGGGCCGAACAACCCCGAGCAGCTGGTGGCCTACCTGAAGCGGCCGAAGTTCGCATGA
- a CDS encoding glyoxalase/bleomycin resistance/extradiol dioxygenase family protein produces the protein MSFSSHTLHLTARGADEASAWYRQAFGATELTRLVVPGGRLIHVQVRIGTLTLMLADEFPEMESFGPQHFGGTYGAVYLHVDDVDDTWQRAVDAGATVIRPLSNTFWGEREGQLLDPFGHRWGLTQHLRDVPLAELQELTTEAFSGLTAG, from the coding sequence ATGTCGTTCAGCTCCCACACCCTGCACCTGACCGCTCGCGGCGCGGACGAGGCATCCGCCTGGTACCGACAGGCCTTCGGAGCCACGGAGCTCACCAGGCTGGTGGTACCCGGCGGCCGGCTGATCCACGTCCAGGTCCGCATCGGGACGCTCACCCTGATGCTGGCCGACGAGTTCCCCGAGATGGAGTCCTTCGGGCCGCAGCACTTCGGCGGCACCTACGGTGCCGTCTACCTGCATGTCGACGATGTCGATGACACCTGGCAGCGGGCCGTCGATGCCGGGGCCACCGTGATTCGTCCGTTGAGCAACACCTTCTGGGGCGAGCGAGAAGGTCAGCTGCTCGACCCCTTCGGTCATCGGTGGGGGCTCACACAGCATCTCCGCGACGTCCCGCTCGCCGAGCTCCAGGAGCTCACGACCGAAGCATTCTCCGGCCTCACCGCGGGCTGA
- the sigJ gene encoding RNA polymerase sigma factor SigJ yields MDITGGNEDAPAHLADERLMAERRNLANIAYRLLGSLTEAEDAVQEAYTRWFAQPVERRDAIANPAAWLTTVVSRICMDQLRSARMRRERYVGEWIPEPLPARAEWSELSHGSTARDPADDITLDESVEMAFLVVLDSMTPAERVAFMLHDVFRVPFNEVAEIVGRTPGACRELASSGRRRVAAARTRGVRARRRSAIVGEFRQAWQAKDVDALVRLLDPSVVAIADGGGRAMASPVPVQGHLRVAELLVHLAGLAGRLDLLERTVNGQPGLVAVNGSEVLTVYAFDIDESRIRRIWAIRNPDKLQSWGS; encoded by the coding sequence ATGGACATCACAGGCGGAAACGAAGACGCTCCGGCGCACCTTGCGGACGAGCGGCTCATGGCGGAGCGGCGCAACCTCGCCAATATCGCCTACCGGCTGCTCGGCTCGCTGACCGAGGCGGAGGATGCCGTCCAGGAGGCGTACACCCGTTGGTTCGCGCAACCTGTCGAGCGCCGGGACGCCATCGCGAATCCCGCAGCCTGGCTGACCACTGTCGTGAGCCGGATCTGCATGGACCAGCTCCGTTCGGCGCGGATGCGCCGCGAGCGGTACGTCGGTGAGTGGATTCCGGAGCCGCTGCCGGCGCGGGCCGAGTGGAGCGAGCTCTCCCACGGATCGACGGCGAGGGATCCCGCCGACGACATCACGTTGGACGAGTCCGTCGAGATGGCGTTCCTGGTCGTGCTCGACTCGATGACGCCGGCCGAGCGCGTCGCCTTCATGCTGCACGACGTGTTCCGGGTGCCGTTCAACGAGGTCGCGGAGATCGTCGGCCGCACGCCGGGTGCCTGCCGCGAACTCGCCTCGTCGGGTCGTCGACGAGTGGCTGCTGCCCGCACCCGAGGTGTACGGGCGCGGCGGCGTTCTGCCATCGTCGGTGAGTTCCGGCAGGCGTGGCAGGCCAAGGACGTTGATGCCCTGGTACGACTCCTCGACCCGTCGGTCGTCGCCATCGCCGACGGTGGCGGTCGCGCGATGGCCTCGCCGGTGCCGGTCCAGGGCCACCTTCGGGTCGCGGAGTTGCTGGTACACCTGGCGGGTCTCGCGGGCCGGCTCGACCTCCTCGAGCGGACCGTCAATGGCCAACCGGGGCTCGTCGCGGTGAACGGCAGTGAGGTGCTGACCGTGTACGCGTTCGACATCGACGAGTCCCGTATCCGACGTATCTGGGCGATTCGAAACCCGGACAAGCTGCAGTCATGGGGCAGCTGA
- a CDS encoding NADPH-dependent FMN reductase encodes MTKIGIIIGSTRPGRLGTQVAGWVHDVAARRSDAEFELVDLAEFRLPLFDQPVPPAMGGTGGPEARAWVRTIDRLDGFVFVTPEYNTQLPGALKNAIDFVYAGWANKAAGIVAYGVAGGAGSAAQLRQICGLLGLADVPSQVSLHLATDFENFTVFTPSESRARSLEELLDRVVAWTAALEPVRSARAVSVA; translated from the coding sequence ATGACCAAGATCGGCATCATCATCGGCAGTACGCGTCCGGGACGGCTCGGCACGCAGGTCGCCGGGTGGGTCCACGACGTCGCGGCGCGGAGGTCCGACGCCGAGTTCGAGCTCGTCGATCTCGCCGAGTTCCGGCTTCCGCTCTTCGACCAGCCGGTTCCCCCCGCCATGGGCGGAACCGGAGGCCCCGAGGCGAGGGCCTGGGTGCGCACGATCGACAGGCTCGACGGATTCGTGTTCGTCACGCCGGAGTACAACACCCAGCTCCCCGGCGCACTCAAGAACGCCATCGACTTCGTCTACGCCGGCTGGGCGAACAAGGCCGCCGGGATCGTCGCTTACGGCGTCGCGGGCGGCGCCGGGTCCGCGGCCCAGTTGCGGCAGATCTGCGGTCTGCTCGGGCTCGCGGACGTGCCGTCCCAGGTCTCCCTTCACCTGGCCACGGACTTCGAGAACTTCACGGTGTTCACTCCGAGTGAGTCCAGGGCGCGCTCGTTGGAGGAACTGCTCGACCGTGTCGTCGCCTGGACCGCGGCACTCGAGCCCGTGCGAAGTGCCCGCGCGGTGTCCGTCGCCTGA
- a CDS encoding nuclear transport factor 2 family protein produces the protein MPHLTVHALEPQITGHEDDLIARLTDAVTSVYGEWARNLVVVQLAGLAVGRWAVGGVARHESAPTVTLAVREKSLTRSDGPRIAARLVAAVTDAVAMALGEQHRGRIVVDLVATRDDRTAVGGRLVGEAVRSEPDELRDRFEIEALRAEFTDAAMMNDHDRLASLFMPDGVVRIPDAGIEAVGHDGIRGLGQRREAGFEVFAQTTHPGVVSLSGDTATGRACLSEVIRTRGGASHLNHAIYHDRYRRTPDGWRFAERVYEIRYLDSTPLAGSPGGSVADHG, from the coding sequence ATGCCTCATCTCACCGTCCATGCTCTCGAGCCTCAGATCACCGGGCACGAGGACGACCTCATCGCCCGGCTCACGGACGCGGTCACCTCCGTCTACGGAGAGTGGGCTCGCAACCTCGTGGTCGTACAGCTCGCGGGACTCGCGGTCGGCCGCTGGGCCGTCGGCGGGGTCGCGCGCCATGAGTCAGCGCCGACCGTGACGCTCGCCGTCCGGGAAAAGTCGCTCACCCGGTCCGACGGGCCGCGGATCGCGGCCCGGCTCGTCGCCGCGGTGACAGACGCGGTCGCCATGGCGCTCGGCGAGCAACATCGCGGCAGGATCGTCGTCGACCTGGTCGCCACACGCGACGACCGCACCGCCGTCGGCGGCCGTCTCGTGGGCGAGGCGGTGAGGAGTGAACCGGACGAGCTGAGGGACCGCTTCGAGATCGAGGCGCTCCGCGCGGAGTTCACGGACGCGGCGATGATGAACGACCACGATCGACTTGCCTCACTCTTCATGCCGGACGGCGTTGTCCGAATTCCGGACGCCGGCATCGAGGCCGTCGGCCACGACGGCATTCGGGGTCTCGGGCAGCGACGTGAGGCCGGCTTCGAGGTCTTCGCCCAGACGACCCACCCCGGGGTCGTCTCACTCTCAGGAGACACCGCAACCGGCCGCGCCTGTCTCTCCGAGGTCATCCGGACGCGTGGTGGCGCCTCGCACCTCAATCACGCGATCTACCACGATCGCTACCGGCGCACCCCGGACGGCTGGCGCTTCGCTGAACGCGTGTATGAGATTCGTTACCTGGACTCGACACCACTCGCCGGGAGTCCTGGTGGATCCGTCGCGGATCACGGATAG
- a CDS encoding putative quinol monooxygenase, with product MISASRPAARVSSTAFTGHDVKASLLAGPFVVVRLAWGVVVAVVGPRWQCLLPGTGGPRAGEEEVVGYGYIGSMKAKPGFRDDVVSILLSGADGLREAGCHLYVVGVADDDDVTIWVTEVWQSREHHRASLELPETRAAIGRAMPMLTGEFTGQEVSVLGGLGV from the coding sequence TTGATCTCCGCTTCCCGGCCTGCTGCCCGCGTCAGCTCCACCGCGTTCACCGGGCACGATGTCAAAGCCTCACTGTTGGCGGGGCCCTTCGTCGTTGTCCGTCTCGCGTGGGGTGTCGTTGTTGCGGTGGTGGGGCCGCGGTGGCAGTGTCTCCTCCCCGGTACGGGCGGGCCCCGTGCCGGGGAGGAGGAAGTGGTGGGTTACGGGTACATCGGGTCGATGAAGGCAAAGCCCGGGTTTCGCGACGACGTCGTCTCCATTCTGTTGAGTGGTGCGGACGGGCTTCGTGAGGCCGGGTGCCATCTCTACGTGGTGGGTGTGGCCGACGACGATGACGTGACGATCTGGGTGACCGAGGTCTGGCAGAGCAGGGAGCACCACCGTGCTTCGCTGGAGTTGCCGGAGACCAGGGCCGCCATCGGCAGGGCGATGCCGATGCTGACGGGGGAGTTCACCGGGCAAGAGGTGTCCGTCCTGGGTGGGCTGGGGGTCTGA
- a CDS encoding DUF4232 domain-containing protein has translation MRAHKITIAALALAAGLSLTACQNDDNAMAQGAGSAASSGSSSNGGSANGGSAHSGSNDSSAQGSAKGSSGKNSGGQAATGGNGSAKSGIGKCRTDGLDITANDATVTGDEKNTVNVTFTNTSGKSCTIAGFAGVDLKTSAGTVSAKREGAAAPAVVLKNGDHDTFYVSYPVNDSGGSGVRITGLVVTPPDETKSVTLDWPGAASLPVTDGSGSTVTVGPMGSAGQGG, from the coding sequence ATGCGCGCTCACAAGATCACCATCGCCGCCCTCGCCCTCGCCGCGGGCCTCTCGCTCACGGCCTGCCAGAACGACGACAACGCCATGGCACAGGGCGCAGGGTCGGCCGCGTCGTCCGGATCCTCCTCGAACGGCGGCAGCGCGAACGGCGGCTCGGCGCACAGCGGCTCGAACGACAGCTCGGCTCAGGGTTCCGCGAAGGGATCCAGCGGCAAGAACTCGGGCGGGCAGGCCGCCACCGGCGGCAACGGCTCGGCCAAGAGCGGCATCGGCAAGTGCCGCACCGACGGCCTGGACATCACGGCCAACGACGCCACCGTCACCGGCGACGAGAAGAACACCGTCAATGTGACGTTCACGAACACCAGTGGCAAGTCCTGCACGATCGCGGGCTTCGCGGGCGTCGACCTCAAGACCAGCGCGGGCACGGTGTCGGCGAAGCGCGAGGGCGCGGCGGCCCCCGCGGTCGTCCTCAAGAACGGCGACCACGACACCTTTTACGTCTCCTACCCGGTCAACGACTCGGGCGGCTCTGGCGTCCGCATCACCGGGCTCGTGGTGACCCCGCCGGACGAGACGAAGTCGGTCACCCTCGACTGGCCGGGCGCCGCCTCGCTCCCCGTCACGGACGGCTCCGGCAGCACGGTCACGGTCGGCCCCATGGGCAGCGCCGGCCAGGGCGGCTGA
- a CDS encoding ABC transporter permease — protein sequence MLHLALRTARHRIAALLAVACAVLGAAALLTGTGVLAESGLRSSLPAGRLAGADVIVAADQSVRAPGDMTVPLTERGTVPATLVDRLAELPGVTGAATDLGFPAAVQTLDGGLATAADPATAGHGWSSVRLLAHPRVTGRAPAGAHEAAVDRATATAARAAVGDRVRIAAAGRPAADYRLTAIVDAPGAGVLFADSAATALAGRNSGPRAGTVDLIGLRTTAGHTDEVAAAVRDRLAASGTTAEHLKVLTGSDRGDAVSPGDGASRPLLLLLSSSLAGVVVLITGFVVAGALTVAVNGQRRDLALMRAVGATPKQIRRLAAAQAMVVAAVAYVPGAALGYLLADRLRDLLVDRGAVPSALPLTVSPLPALATALLLAGAVQLAARGAAWRTSTRPATEAVAESRTEPREPARWRTYGGLLVMVAATTLSVAPLLSRTAIGAAATQMAGILGAIGLAMAGPALTRWAGGALGRRLRPGTTAPTWLAVANVRGYALRVAGVVSTLAMAVAFVLTYTFTLTTVAEATAQDTRAGTLAQHRVTAPGLGGLPTGLLDDVRATPGVTAAAPVTSTTVVYSYRELGDVTTESAAATVLTPDAPRVLDLDVRDGSLARLRGATAAISDDTARSLDAAVGDRITLTLGDGTTTHPRVVAVYRRGLGFGPFALSHDLAAPHTTTGLDQSALVRTDGSPEADHALAALVAKTPGLDVGDTADESDGGLSDAPAEVWINLATIVVLLAYLLLSIANKLVATTSQRREEMATLRLNGTTPAQIRAMMRREAVLITTGALLAGMALTVVPLALLGTAFLHHPWPAGPVWLVPATVLTIATVAYLSLQLPTRHALRTSPAAVLGARG from the coding sequence ATGCTGCACCTCGCCCTGCGCACCGCCCGTCACCGGATCGCCGCCCTCCTCGCGGTGGCCTGCGCCGTCCTCGGCGCCGCCGCCCTGCTCACCGGCACCGGAGTGCTCGCCGAGTCCGGACTGCGCTCCTCCCTGCCCGCCGGGCGGCTGGCCGGCGCCGATGTGATCGTCGCCGCCGACCAGAGCGTGCGGGCCCCGGGCGACATGACCGTCCCGCTGACCGAACGCGGCACGGTCCCGGCCACCCTCGTGGACCGGCTCGCCGAGCTCCCCGGCGTGACCGGGGCCGCCACCGACCTCGGCTTCCCCGCCGCCGTCCAGACCCTCGACGGCGGCCTCGCCACCGCCGCCGACCCGGCCACCGCCGGGCACGGCTGGTCCTCGGTCCGGCTGCTCGCGCACCCGCGCGTCACCGGCAGGGCACCGGCCGGCGCCCACGAGGCCGCCGTGGACCGCGCCACGGCCACCGCCGCCCGGGCCGCCGTCGGCGACCGGGTCCGCATCGCCGCGGCCGGCCGTCCCGCCGCCGACTACCGCCTCACGGCGATCGTCGACGCGCCCGGCGCCGGCGTCCTCTTCGCAGACTCCGCCGCCACCGCGCTGGCCGGCCGGAACAGCGGCCCGCGCGCCGGCACCGTCGACCTGATCGGACTGCGCACCACCGCCGGGCACACCGACGAGGTCGCCGCCGCCGTCCGCGACCGGCTCGCGGCGTCCGGCACCACCGCCGAGCACCTGAAGGTCCTCACCGGCAGCGACCGCGGCGACGCCGTCTCCCCCGGCGACGGCGCCTCCCGCCCGCTGCTGCTCCTGCTCTCCTCCTCCCTGGCCGGCGTGGTCGTCCTGATCACCGGATTCGTGGTGGCGGGCGCGCTGACCGTCGCGGTGAACGGACAGCGGCGCGACCTGGCCCTCATGCGGGCGGTCGGCGCCACCCCGAAGCAGATCCGCCGGCTCGCCGCCGCGCAGGCCATGGTCGTCGCCGCGGTGGCGTACGTACCGGGCGCCGCCCTCGGCTACCTGCTCGCCGACCGGCTGAGGGACCTGCTCGTGGACCGCGGCGCGGTGCCCTCCGCGCTGCCGCTCACCGTCAGCCCGCTGCCCGCGCTCGCCACCGCCCTGCTGCTGGCCGGCGCCGTACAACTCGCGGCGCGGGGCGCGGCCTGGCGCACCTCGACGCGGCCGGCCACCGAGGCGGTCGCGGAGTCCCGTACGGAGCCCCGCGAGCCCGCCCGGTGGCGGACGTACGGCGGTCTGCTGGTGATGGTCGCCGCGACGACGCTCTCGGTCGCCCCGCTGCTGTCGCGCACCGCGATCGGCGCGGCGGCGACCCAGATGGCCGGCATCCTCGGCGCGATCGGCCTCGCCATGGCGGGCCCGGCGCTGACCCGGTGGGCGGGCGGCGCGCTCGGCCGACGACTGCGCCCCGGCACCACGGCGCCCACCTGGCTCGCCGTGGCCAACGTCCGCGGCTACGCGCTGCGCGTCGCGGGGGTGGTGAGCACCCTCGCCATGGCGGTCGCGTTCGTCCTGACGTATACCTTCACCCTGACCACCGTCGCGGAGGCCACCGCACAGGACACCCGCGCCGGCACCCTCGCCCAGCACCGGGTGACCGCGCCGGGCCTCGGCGGACTGCCCACCGGCCTCCTCGACGACGTACGGGCCACCCCCGGCGTGACGGCGGCCGCTCCCGTCACCTCGACCACGGTGGTGTACTCCTACCGCGAACTCGGCGACGTCACGACCGAGTCGGCCGCCGCGACCGTTCTCACCCCCGACGCCCCCCGCGTCCTCGACCTCGACGTACGCGACGGCAGCCTGGCCCGCCTCCGCGGTGCCACGGCGGCGATCAGCGACGACACGGCGCGCTCGCTCGACGCGGCCGTCGGCGACCGGATCACGCTCACCCTGGGCGACGGCACCACCACCCACCCGCGTGTCGTCGCCGTCTACCGGCGCGGCCTCGGTTTCGGCCCGTTCGCCCTCTCCCACGACCTCGCCGCCCCGCACACCACGACCGGCCTCGACCAGAGCGCCCTCGTCCGCACCGACGGCAGCCCGGAGGCGGACCACGCCCTGGCGGCCCTGGTCGCCAAGACGCCCGGTCTGGACGTGGGCGACACCGCCGACGAGAGCGACGGCGGACTGTCCGACGCGCCGGCGGAGGTCTGGATCAACCTGGCCACCATCGTCGTCCTGCTCGCCTACCTGCTGCTGAGCATCGCCAACAAGCTGGTGGCGACCACCTCCCAGCGCCGGGAGGAGATGGCCACGCTCCGCCTCAACGGCACGACCCCGGCCCAGATCCGCGCGATGATGCGACGCGAGGCGGTACTGATCACCACCGGGGCCCTGCTCGCGGGCATGGCCCTGACGGTCGTCCCGCTGGCCCTGCTGGGCACCGCCTTCCTGCACCACCCCTGGCCGGCGGGCCCGGTCTGGCTCGTCCCCGCCACGGTCCTGACGATCGCCACGGTGGCGTACCTCTCGCTCCAGCTCCCCACCCGCCACGCCCTGCGCACATCGCCGGCGGCGGTGCTGGGAGCGCGGGGGTAG